The Verrucomicrobiia bacterium DNA window TGATGCAGATCGAGCGGCTTGGGTTGTTTCCGATCGCCATTGAGACCGCGAAGGGAACCCCAGGGCACATGGCTTCAAAGAGCGGAGCGCGGATCAATCTCTCGTCGCTTCTCCCCGCCTCGATGAGGGATTCGCTAACGCGGCAACGAAAGCCGAAGCTTCAGGAGTTGGCGACCTTCACTCAACAGATGGCGAATCTGCTCAATTCGGGAATGCCATTGACGGTGGCTCTCCACAGCATGAGCCACCTGGAATCGAAAGGCATTCCCAAGTCGGTGAGCAAGGATTTGCGGCAGGAGGTCATGGAGGGACGCGGCCTTTCCGATGCTATGGCGAAGCAGCCTGTTATCTTTTCCGACCTCTATATCAACATGGTGCGGGCCGGAGAATCGAGTGGCGCGCTGGTCGATGTATTGCGCCGGATGGCAGCGCACTTTCAACAGTTCGCGGAGGTTCAATCGAAGTTCCTTTCGGCGATGATCTACCCTGCGCTTGTTTGCGGGGTGGGAATTCTGATGATCGGATTTTTTGTTGTTTTCATGCTTCCGCGGTTCATGGAAATGTTCGAGGGGTTTGAGGTCGAACTGCCGTTGCCCACTCGAATGCTGATTGGCTTCAGTCACGCGGTCACAACCTTCTGGTGGCTCGTCCTGCTCGGCTCGGCCGCGTTGGCGATCATGATAGGCAAGTTCCGGAACAGCGCGTCCGGAAAGCGCAAAATAGACGAGTGGAAGATGAAGCTGCCGGTATTCGGCAAGGTGGTTCGCCTGAATTTGTTCGGCCAATTCGCCCGCACCCTCTCAACGCTGCTGCACAACGGCGTTCCAGTGCTGACGGCTTTGCGGATCACGGAACAAGTGATGCCCAATCACATCATCAAGGAGGCCGTGGCGAAAGCTCGAGAAGAGGTAACGGACGGAAAGACCTTGGCTCAACCGCTGGCGCGAAGCCGCATTTTTCCTCAGCTCATGGTC harbors:
- a CDS encoding type II secretion system F family protein — protein: MPQFSYKARRRSGEMVEGVLDVVDRPAAVMQIERLGLFPIAIETAKGTPGHMASKSGARINLSSLLPASMRDSLTRQRKPKLQELATFTQQMANLLNSGMPLTVALHSMSHLESKGIPKSVSKDLRQEVMEGRGLSDAMAKQPVIFSDLYINMVRAGESSGALVDVLRRMAAHFQQFAEVQSKFLSAMIYPALVCGVGILMIGFFVVFMLPRFMEMFEGFEVELPLPTRMLIGFSHAVTTFWWLVLLGSAALAIMIGKFRNSASGKRKIDEWKMKLPVFGKVVRLNLFGQFARTLSTLLHNGVPVLTALRITEQVMPNHIIKEAVAKAREEVTDGKTLAQPLARSRIFPQLMVDLVKIGEETGDVPGALSNIADTYESELQVSLRAMTNLIEPVLIILMAVVVGFLLISVLLPMFKLISSISESAGR